cacctccgccgccgccgccgacgcgtcGCGGGGGGAGAACGGTCAGAGTGGCCCAGCGGAGACGCTCCCAAGGGAGGAGGTCATCCGGCGCCTGCGGGTGCTGCGCCAACCGGCCACGCTCTTCGGTGAGGACGACGAcgcgcgcctccgccgcctccacgaGGTCCTCGAGGACCCCGCCTCGCTCGCCGACGTCGACGCGGCGGAGATCCGGGAGGGGCAGACCAACGACTTCCTCCGCGACATCCAGGCGCTGCGGACCAAGGCGGCCGCGAAGCCCAAAGCCGGCGCGGAGGCCCAGCGGAGGGAGGGCAACGGCGAACCGAGGGCGGTGCCGTTCGAGGAGCTCTGCGACGAGGATAAAATCGTCGCGTTTTTCGGGAGGCTGATGGGCGAGTGGAGCCAGGAGGTGGACGAGGTGCCGGAGGCGGAGCGGCGGACGGCCAAGGGGAAGGCCGCGGTGGCCACCTGCAAGCAGTGCGCGCGCTACCTCGAGCCGCTCTTCAAGCAGTGCAAGAAGAAGGTATGGAAAATTTCGTACTCTGTTGTTGCTGGTAGTAGTGTCTGAATACCTTATTCTGATGTTAATGAGCTGAATCCATTGGGATGTCAATTCCATCTGATAGCAAGACTGGCCATTTTGGAATAACTTACTCTAGCATGTCACATTTGAAATGCCGttatctttaaaaataaaaCTGAAATGCACTTCATAAGCTGTCAGTACCTGCGCTTTAATGGAATGAACGACAGGTAGTTATTTTTTGCGAATTTAAACTGCCTTTCTACTGTCACTGTTGTAGCACAATATTTAGATCCTGCAAAGTTGTCCTTGAAAATATGCAGAAAGCAGGATAGCAATGACTATACAACTACTTGTTAGCGATATGGTTTCTGACAAATATTTGTTTTAACGGTATTCTTCCTTGAATCCTTCTATAGAATGAAGATTTTGACAGCAATTGGCAATCAGTTTAAGGAATACAACAAGACGAGGAAGCTTACAAATATTACATGTACTGTTCTTAATCGTATTGGTTTTCATATTATTGATGTGCCCTTTGAGGTGTTCGGAGTATGTTTCTGTAACACAAGAAGGGATTTGTCTTAATGATTCACTTGTGCCCTTGAATAGGAGGGCGTTATCCTCAATCCACAAACACCAAATCGATGGTCAAGTTCCAACTTGTGCTTTCAGTAAGCTTGCTAATTCATTTGCAATTTCCCCTACTTCCCTGGTATTGGCTACTATCTGCCCTCCAGTTGTGAGGGTTTCTATGTCACAGACATTTTGCATTATTGCACACTTCGAGTAAATGTATAACTGAGACTGATCTTTTAATTGTTGTATGGATATTTGTCATGAAAAAAAGGCTTGTTTATTGAAGGTAATGTGGACCTAACCCACCAGTTCTGATAGAATGCCAATTTTGCAATTGTAAGTTGTAAATCAGATCTATGGTTACTCAAAAACGCAAGGCCCTGAGGATTGGACTCTTTTTAGAAGTTTGAATGCTCGTTGATTGGGTTAGTGAGTTTGCTCCAGACAGTTGTAACGAAAATCTAAGATGCTGTGAAACTGTAGGAAAAAGTTTTACTATATCTGTTTGCCTGAGGGGTGAATGAGGTTAACAACAGCACTGCTCCAGCTTCTTAGTGTATTCTTCCGATGTTTTTTTCCTGTAAAAAGTACATTATGGTGAACTGCAAATTCCGAATCAATGTAGAAGTTCTTTTTGTTCACGTGTGCGCACTTGTGGTGTATTGCCAGACCTGTGTGTGATTCAATGTTTTGATGGATCAAATTGCAGGCTCTCCCTCCTGATGTCCGACAAGCATTGCTGGAGGTGGTCAAGTGCTGCATGAGACGAGACTACTTGGCTGCAGTGGACAACTATATCAAGCTAGCGATCGGCAACTCACCGTGGCCAATTGGTGTGACAATGGTTGGTATCCATGAGCGATCGGCCCGGGAAAAGATCTGCACGAACAGCGTGGCTCACATCATGAATGATGAGACAACCAGGAAGTACTTGCAGTCTGTGAAGAGGCTCATAACATTCTGCCAGAGGAAGTACCCCACCGATCCATCAAGATCAGTTGAGTTCAACAGCCTGGCCAACGGCAGTGATCTGCAGTCTCTCCTGGCAGAGCAGAACGCGAAGAATTCAGAAGAAACGCTTCGGTTAGTCGCTGCGTTGTGACAATAAATTGCAGAATTGTGCTGGAAATTCTTGGCATGGGTCCGATTCTTGTGTGATTTATTTCCAGCTCGAGAATTGCTTACTTCTAAGAACCTGAATCGcatatcctttttttttgaaaggaagaCAGTAGGGGAAGCCCCTACTGTGAAATTTtattagagagaaaaaaatataaaaatatataaaaatacaagagaccagccaggcagaagaagAAAGCCTAAAAGAGGGCCTAGAGAGCCAACAGAAGCCAAGAAGAGGGGATTAGATTCTAGGTAAAAACTGCTTGGATCCAATCTAAGATCTCAAGTCTTTTGTCATCCTTTATTCTGTTTGCTTGAAGTAGAACTTCATCAGCAAAATTTATCCTCCAGGATTGGACAGAAGGTTGTTTATGCTCAAAGATCATGCCATTTCGTTGCTTCCAGAGGCCCCAAGCAGCAATGATGAAGACTTCCATGTAAAAGGCATAATTGAAGCTCTGTTTTGCCTCTGTCATCATATTGAACACGGGAAGGTCCAGATTCCAATTGATTCCTAAGAGGCTCCAACATCTCTTACTGAAGCGGCATTCAAAGAAGAGGTGAAGAGTAGTTTCTTCAGTGTGCTCTCTGCAGAGGACGCAGTTGTAGTTATTACCTTCAATCTTGAAATTTTTCCTTCGGAGGATGTTTCTTGTGTTCAATCTGTCCATGAGGAGCAACCAAGAGAAGACTCGAAGTTTGTTGCAGCATTTGGATTGCCAGATCCAAAGGAAAGGGGCTGGAGGCTGAATGTGCTTGTATGGTAGGTTATAGCATTTGTTTGAGGAATAAGTGCATGAACCCCAAATATAGTGCCATTGATCTTTGTGAACTGGATCCTGTGGTATCTGAATACCATGTAAAAGTTCCTGTAATTTGTTGTACTCCTCATAAGCTTGAATGGATAAAGGAATATGGAATTGAGCTTGAATTGAAGTGTCTGCTAGGAAATCTGCCACTGAGATTGCTTTGTTTTTTGCATATGAAAATAGCCTTGGAAGAAGATCATGGAGGAGGTGACCATTCCATAGGTCCAACCAAAATAGAGCTGATTTGCCATTACCTACTTTGTATGTAGCCATTCCCCTGAATAAGTCACTAAGTCTGAGCACATCCTTCCACCAAAATGATCCTTTTTCTGGAGCAGCATGTGGCACTTTTCCATCAGAATAGTAGGTTGCCCAGATCAATTTAACCCATGGCAGCTCCTTCTGGTTGTAAAATTTGTCTAAATGCTTGATTAGGAGTGCATTATTTTGGTTTCTCAAGTTGACCACTCCCAGGCCACCTTTGGCTTTTGGTTTGGTTACCTTCTTCCATGCCACCAGCGGTTTGTGTGTTGCTGTAAGAATAGCCCCCCTCCAGAGGCAATGTTTCCTGGCTCTGTCAATATACTCAATAACAGTTACTGGAATCTGGAGAGTACACATGGCATATGTTGGTAGAGATGATAGAACAGAGTTGACTAGCTGAAGTCTGCCCGCTTGGGTCAACCAACAAGAGGTTGCAGTGAGCCTTCTTTCTATTTTGTTCATCAGTGGTGCATAGTCTTCAACTTTTGGCTTTGTTGTTCCCAGGGGTAGTCCCAAATAAGTGAAAGGTAATTTTCCCAGttgacaaccaaaaactctagCTAATTGATTAGCCTTTTCTCCAGTCATATTGAGAGGCACCATGCAAGATTTATCATAGTTTACTTTGAGGCCAGTGGATTGTGAGAAGGTTTCCAAGAGCCCTTTGAGACAAAATAATTCTTTCTGAGAAGCTTTCAAGAAGAGAATGGTGTCGTCAGCATACTGGATTATGGGAAAGTCACTAGTAAATCTGGCAGGAAAAGGCAAGCTGAGAAGGTTCATGTTGTGTGCCTTGTTGATAATGCATTGCAGAAGGTCAGCTGCCAAGacagaggagaggggagagggggtCACCCTGCCTGACTCCTCTCCTGCAGTGGAAGTATTTTCCAGGGACTCCATTCAGCAGAATTGCAGAGGTCCCTGAGTTTAGGATTCTTTCAGTCCATCCAATCCATGTGCTGTCAAAACCCAAATGTCTTAGCATGTCCAAAATTGTGCTGTGCTCAATTGTGTCAAAGGCTTTTTCAAAATCCAACTTTAATATTACAATTTCTTTCTTAGAGTGTTGACATTGATAAATGTACTCAAAAGCCCATGCTAGGCAATCTTGTATGGTTCTGTTTTTAATAAAGCCATATTGGTTCTCATGTATAATTGGAATGATAACTGACTGAAGGCGGTTTGCCATGAGTTTTGTCAATAACTTCAGGGCACAA
The nucleotide sequence above comes from Phragmites australis chromosome 4, lpPhrAust1.1, whole genome shotgun sequence. Encoded proteins:
- the LOC133915655 gene encoding uncharacterized protein LOC133915655, which codes for MDVLKRELQRKRQLLDADFGGRKVLRRAEIEAREVQRIREAECQLLLHKRLRGAHSHPASSPSGSSSNSSPTSAAAADASRGENGQSGPAETLPREEVIRRLRVLRQPATLFGEDDDARLRRLHEVLEDPASLADVDAAEIREGQTNDFLRDIQALRTKAAAKPKAGAEAQRREGNGEPRAVPFEELCDEDKIVAFFGRLMGEWSQEVDEVPEAERRTAKGKAAVATCKQCARYLEPLFKQCKKKALPPDVRQALLEVVKCCMRRDYLAAVDNYIKLAIGNSPWPIGVTMVGIHERSAREKICTNSVAHIMNDETTRKYLQSVKRLITFCQRKYPTDPSRSVEFNSLANGSDLQSLLAEQNAKNSEETLRLVAAL